In Excalfactoria chinensis isolate bCotChi1 chromosome 5, bCotChi1.hap2, whole genome shotgun sequence, a single genomic region encodes these proteins:
- the PPP1CA gene encoding serine/threonine-protein phosphatase PP1-alpha catalytic subunit, whose translation MADTEKLNLDSIIGRLLEVQGSRPGKNVQLTENEIRGLCLKSREIFLSQPILLELEAPLKICGDIHGQYYDLLRLFEYGGFPPESNYLFLGDYVDRGKQSLETICLLLAYKIKYPENFFLLRGNHECASINRIYGFYDECKRRYNIKLWKTFTDCFNCLPIAAIVDEKIFCCHGGLSPDLQSMEQIRRIMRPTDVPDQGLLCDLLWSDPDKDVQGWGENDRGVSFTFGAEVVAKFLHKHDLDLICRAHQVVEDGYEFFAKRQLVTLFSAPNYCGEFDNAGAMMSVDETLMCSFQILKPADKNKGKYGQFSGLNPAGRPVTPPRNSAKAKK comes from the exons ATGGCGGATACCGAGAAGCTCAACCTCGACTCCATCATCGGCCGCCTCCTGGAGG TGCAAGGCTCACGGCCGGGGAAGAACGTTCAGCTGACAGAGAACGAGATCCGGGGGCTGTGCCTGAAGTCACGGGAGATATTCCTGAGCCAGCCCatcctgctggagctggaggctCCGCTCAAGATCTGCG GCGACATCCACGGGCAGTACTACGACTTGCTGCGGCTCTTTGAGTACGGCGGCTTTCCTCCTGAGAGCAACTACCTGTTTCTGGGCGACTACGTGGACCGGGGCAAACAGTCGCTGGAGAccatctgcctgctgctggcctACAAGATCAAGTACCCCGAGAACTTCTTCCTGCTGCGTGGCAACCACGAATGTGCCAGCATCAACCGCATCTACGGCTTCTATGACGAGT GCAAGCGACGATACAACATCAAGCTGTGGAAGACCTTCACCGACTGCTTCAACTGCTTGCCCATTGCTGCCATCGTGGATGAGAAGATCTTCTGCTGCCATGGAG GGCTGTCCCCTGATCTGCAGTCGATGGAGCAGATCCGGCGCATCATGCGACCCACGGACGTGCCCGACCAGGGCCTGCTGTGCGACCTGCTCTGGTCTGACCCTGACAAGGACGTGCAGGGATGGGGCGAGAATGACCGCGGTGTCTCCTTCACCTTTGGGGCTGAGGTGGTGGCCAAGTTCCTGCACAAGCACGACCTGGACCTCATCTGCCGGGCACACCAG gTGGTGGAGGACGGCTACGAGTTCTTTGCCAAGCGCCAGCTCGTCACCCTCTTCTCTGCACCCAACTACTGCGGGGAGTTCGACAACGCAGGAGCCATGATGAGTGTGGACGAGACCCTCATGTGCTCCTTCCAG ATTCTGAAACCAGCAGACAAGAACAAGGGCAAGTACGGGCAGTTCAGTGGGCTGAACCCTGCTGGCCGCCCTGTCACCCCACCGCGCAACTCTGCCAAAGCCAAGAAGTGA
- the RAD9A gene encoding cell cycle checkpoint control protein RAD9A isoform X2 yields the protein MKCVIEGGNVKALGHAVHALSRVGDHLYLEPSDAGLSLRAASASRSAFASFLFLPLFFQRYEPGSPSARCKVLMKSFLAVFRSLPALDKSVERCLVLLRPRAGHLLLQLHCKHGVTRTHQLAFQECERLQAVFDTQCCASRLRAPAQVLAEAVVHFPQTLAEVTLGAAAGGRIGLRSHLEEGSEPGKAMVTELWLAPDEFQEVAVVPGSCITFCLKEFRGLLSFAEASSLPLTIHYDEPGRPAIFTLDDSLIEAHLVLATLLDPESDSQPPPATNGISHPPAPSDDFADDLESYMVALESSACEGEAGAPPSPTFPLHTARPAASNPEEEEDRAVPGTPPHKKFRSLFFGSVLMPGGPGPAPSQEVLAEDSDAEC from the exons ATGAAGTGCGTCATCGAAGGCGGCAACGTGAAAG CCCTCGGCCACGCCGTGCACGCGCTGTCCCGTGTCGGCGACCACCTGTACCTGGAGCCCTCTGACGCCGGG CTGTCCCTGCGAGCTGCCAGCGCCTCCCGCTCCGCCTTCgcctcctttctcttcctgccgCTGTTTTTCCAGCGCTATGAGCCGGGCTCCCCCAGCGCCCGCTGCAAGGTGCTGATGAAG TCCTTCCTGGCTGTGTTCCGCTCGCTGCCAGCTCTGGACAAGTCGGTGGAGcgctgcctggtgctgctgcggCCCCGCGCTGGACACCTGCTGTTACAGCTGCACTGCAAGCACG GTGTCACCCGCACCCACCAGCTGGCCTTCCAGGAGTGCGAGCGGCTGCAGGCCGTCTTTGACACGCAGTGCTGCGCCAGCCGGCTGCGTGCTCCTGCACA GGTGCTGGCGGAGGCGGTGGTGCACTTCCCGCAGACGCTGGCGGAGGTGacgctgggagctgctgctgggggccgAATTGGACTGCGCAGCCATCTGGAGGAGGGTAGTG AGCCCGGCAAGGCCATGGTGACAGAGCTGTGGTTGGCGCCGGATGAGTTCCAGGAGGTGGCGGTGGTGCCCGGCTCCTGCATCACTTTCTGCCTCAAGGAGTTCAGG GGACTCCTGAGCTTTGCTGAGGCCTCCAGCCTGCCCCTCACCATCCACTATGATGAGCCTGGCAG GCCAGCCATCTTCACCCTGGATGACTCCCTCATAGAGGCGCACCTTGTCCTGGCTACCCTTCTGGATCCAGAGAGTGACTCACAGCCACCCCCTGCCACCAATGG CATCTCCCACCCACCTGCCCCCTCCGATGACTTTGCCGATGACCTCGAGTCCTACATGGTGGCTTTGGAAAGCAGCGCTTGTGAGGGGGAGGCAGGAgcaccccccagccccaccttCCCCCTACACACCGCTCGCCCTGCAGCAAGCAacccagaggaggaggaggacagagctgtgccagggacACCCCCTCACAAGAAG TTCCGCTCGTTGTTTTTTGGCTCCGTGCTGATGCCGGGGGGGCCTGGCCCAGCCCCCAGCCAGGAGGTGCTGGCAGAGGACAGCGATGCCGAGTGCTGA
- the RAD9A gene encoding cell cycle checkpoint control protein RAD9A isoform X1: protein MKCVIEGGNVKALGHAVHALSRVGDHLYLEPSDAGLSLRAASASRSAFASFLFLPLFFQRYEPGSPSARCKVLMKSFLAVFRSLPALDKSVERCLVLLRPRAGHLLLQLHCKHGVTRTHQLAFQECERLQAVFDTQCCASRLRAPAQVLAEAVVHFPQTLAEVTLGAAAGGRIGLRSHLEEGSEPGKAMVTELWLAPDEFQEVAVVPGSCITFCLKEFRGLLSFAEASSLPLTIHYDEPGRPAIFTLDDSLIEAHLVLATLLDPESDSQPPPATNGSISHPPAPSDDFADDLESYMVALESSACEGEAGAPPSPTFPLHTARPAASNPEEEEDRAVPGTPPHKKFRSLFFGSVLMPGGPGPAPSQEVLAEDSDAEC, encoded by the exons ATGAAGTGCGTCATCGAAGGCGGCAACGTGAAAG CCCTCGGCCACGCCGTGCACGCGCTGTCCCGTGTCGGCGACCACCTGTACCTGGAGCCCTCTGACGCCGGG CTGTCCCTGCGAGCTGCCAGCGCCTCCCGCTCCGCCTTCgcctcctttctcttcctgccgCTGTTTTTCCAGCGCTATGAGCCGGGCTCCCCCAGCGCCCGCTGCAAGGTGCTGATGAAG TCCTTCCTGGCTGTGTTCCGCTCGCTGCCAGCTCTGGACAAGTCGGTGGAGcgctgcctggtgctgctgcggCCCCGCGCTGGACACCTGCTGTTACAGCTGCACTGCAAGCACG GTGTCACCCGCACCCACCAGCTGGCCTTCCAGGAGTGCGAGCGGCTGCAGGCCGTCTTTGACACGCAGTGCTGCGCCAGCCGGCTGCGTGCTCCTGCACA GGTGCTGGCGGAGGCGGTGGTGCACTTCCCGCAGACGCTGGCGGAGGTGacgctgggagctgctgctgggggccgAATTGGACTGCGCAGCCATCTGGAGGAGGGTAGTG AGCCCGGCAAGGCCATGGTGACAGAGCTGTGGTTGGCGCCGGATGAGTTCCAGGAGGTGGCGGTGGTGCCCGGCTCCTGCATCACTTTCTGCCTCAAGGAGTTCAGG GGACTCCTGAGCTTTGCTGAGGCCTCCAGCCTGCCCCTCACCATCCACTATGATGAGCCTGGCAG GCCAGCCATCTTCACCCTGGATGACTCCCTCATAGAGGCGCACCTTGTCCTGGCTACCCTTCTGGATCCAGAGAGTGACTCACAGCCACCCCCTGCCACCAATGG AAGCATCTCCCACCCACCTGCCCCCTCCGATGACTTTGCCGATGACCTCGAGTCCTACATGGTGGCTTTGGAAAGCAGCGCTTGTGAGGGGGAGGCAGGAgcaccccccagccccaccttCCCCCTACACACCGCTCGCCCTGCAGCAAGCAacccagaggaggaggaggacagagctgtgccagggacACCCCCTCACAAGAAG TTCCGCTCGTTGTTTTTTGGCTCCGTGCTGATGCCGGGGGGGCCTGGCCCAGCCCCCAGCCAGGAGGTGCTGGCAGAGGACAGCGATGCCGAGTGCTGA